A window of the Vicinamibacteria bacterium genome harbors these coding sequences:
- a CDS encoding zinc-ribbon domain containing protein translates to MDAVQDPSLQRECVACRRAFVLSAREAAWYRSQRDADGRPWTLPERCLRCRRRRRARAALRLARAGLRAGFGDH, encoded by the coding sequence ATGGACGCCGTGCAGGACCCCAGTCTTCAGCGGGAGTGCGTGGCCTGCCGCCGCGCGTTCGTGCTCTCCGCCCGCGAGGCCGCGTGGTACCGGAGCCAGCGAGACGCCGACGGCCGGCCGTGGACTCTGCCCGAGCGGTGCCTGCGGTGTCGCCGCCGGCGGCGGGCACGAGCGGCCCTGCGCTTGGCGCGAGCCGGCCTGCGTGCTGGGTTCGGGGACCACTAG